A region from the Aquimarina sp. ERC-38 genome encodes:
- a CDS encoding MraY family glycosyltransferase, producing MSESKKLMDVPCERSGHVNITPTLGGIGVFIVFSLSLILFAIIAQPDQTRMTTILALLGGIIVLLFLGIKDDLLVLSPGKKVLGQLLAAAVIVFFTDIRIYNFESLLGLGELSYMFSTSFTIFIFIFIINAFNLTDGIDGLAGSIATLASLVFGIYFLVNQNYLMTAVSFVLIAALLGFLRFNLSKTQKIFMGDSGSMFIGFILAFQGVALIKMSNLGEVVYSVNNVPVLVLSVLAFPILDTTRVFFIRLRNRKSPFSADRNHIHHRLLDLGLSHKTATFAISNVNLFIIISTLFIDSLEFNINVQFLILLIVAPVFYLFPFMIKLKKGRVKLILPKIMSHS from the coding sequence TTGTCAGAAAGTAAAAAGTTAATGGATGTCCCTTGCGAGCGAAGCGGACATGTTAATATTACTCCGACATTAGGGGGGATAGGTGTTTTTATAGTCTTTAGCCTTTCTTTAATATTATTTGCTATTATAGCTCAACCGGATCAGACTCGGATGACAACTATCTTAGCACTGTTAGGTGGAATCATTGTGTTACTATTTTTGGGAATTAAAGATGATTTGCTAGTCCTTTCTCCTGGTAAAAAGGTGTTAGGACAACTTTTAGCGGCAGCGGTTATTGTTTTTTTTACGGATATAAGAATTTATAATTTTGAAAGCTTATTAGGTTTAGGTGAATTATCCTATATGTTTTCAACTTCTTTCACCATTTTTATATTCATTTTTATAATAAATGCTTTTAATCTTACAGATGGTATAGATGGATTAGCTGGTTCTATAGCAACATTAGCAAGTCTTGTGTTTGGAATTTATTTTTTAGTAAATCAAAACTATTTAATGACTGCGGTATCTTTTGTTTTAATTGCTGCACTTCTTGGATTTTTACGTTTTAATTTATCAAAAACACAAAAGATCTTTATGGGCGATTCCGGGTCTATGTTTATTGGGTTTATTTTAGCATTTCAAGGAGTTGCTCTTATTAAAATGAGCAATCTTGGAGAAGTGGTTTATTCCGTTAACAATGTACCGGTATTAGTGCTTTCCGTGTTAGCCTTTCCAATTCTAGATACCACCCGGGTATTCTTTATTCGCTTAAGAAATAGAAAAAGCCCGTTTAGTGCGGACCGTAATCATATTCATCACCGCCTTTTAGATTTAGGTTTAAGCCATAAAACAGCAACCTTTGCTATTAGTAATGTAAATTTATTTATCATTATTTCAACACTGTTTATAGATTCGTTAGAGTTTAATATTAATGTCCAGTTTCTGATTTTGCTTATAGTAGCACCGGTGTTTTACTTATTCCCCTTTATGATTAAATTGAAGAAAGGTAGGGTAAAACTAATTCTTCCTAAGATAATGTCACATAGCTAA
- a CDS encoding Hsp20/alpha crystallin family protein — translation MSLIRRTNGLYPSFMEDFFEDNWPVRGKMYNQSSKIPAVNIKEVEDNFEIELAAPGMSEDNFDINIDNNTLTISVEKSESDTEQNENGRYTRQEFNYSSFQRSFSLPETVDEDAIDASYNNGVLCISIPKKEEAKQKAPRQIKVRSNTSKAMEARTEKENNFAESQKEQELESIQ, via the coding sequence ATGAGTTTGATACGAAGAACAAATGGATTATACCCTTCTTTTATGGAAGATTTTTTTGAAGACAATTGGCCGGTTAGAGGTAAGATGTACAACCAGAGCAGTAAGATACCTGCGGTAAATATCAAAGAAGTAGAAGATAACTTTGAAATTGAATTAGCAGCTCCCGGAATGAGCGAGGACAATTTTGATATTAATATTGATAACAATACGCTAACCATCTCCGTAGAAAAATCCGAATCCGATACGGAACAAAATGAAAACGGAAGGTATACCAGACAGGAATTTAATTACAGTTCTTTTCAAAGATCTTTTTCTTTACCGGAAACTGTAGATGAAGATGCCATAGATGCTTCTTATAATAATGGAGTATTATGCATAAGTATTCCGAAGAAAGAAGAAGCTAAGCAAAAAGCACCACGTCAAATTAAAGTAAGATCGAATACTTCTAAAGCAATGGAAGCCCGTACCGAAAAGGAAAATAATTTTGCTGAAAGTCAAAAAGAACAGGAACTAGAGAGTATACAGTAG
- a CDS encoding 4Fe-4S binding protein has product MSDFKRSMSLTGEPPKALTVQQKIAVLIGMFGLGILLLSLTSINFPNKALWLITSLVSITVGIIWFSSAAYLDKSEGIKNDGVWFKSISSRGLLGWLAGIAMTGFYVVLYFYPQFLGLQGEGKDNVGVIGLFDPLSKALSGNPASQWFVYGTLYTVAILAFGIKFIWKYRHNRYEKIRTMSVMFFQTAFAFLIPEFMARLNSDSFSLPYYDLKNIWPLNYSNFEQYRVDSFISAGTVGTALLIFGVISIFVITPILTYKYGKRWYCSWVCGCGGLAETAGDAFRQLSDKRKSAWNIERWVIHSVVVFVVLMTTAVVYTYLGYDPNKYWLTRNVFLIGVAVILTLVFAGVMIFKRKQLAKDAKYGAIGYFVIILALIGFHYFSNTESVFLLKAEKLRSSYGFLIGAVFSGVVGTGFYPILGNRVWCRFGCPMAAILGFQQRLFSRFRITTNGGQCISCGNCSTYCEMGIDVRSYAQKGENIVRSSCVGCGICSAVCPRGVLKLENDTPAGRINSKDVLLGNDVDLMEFVNRKV; this is encoded by the coding sequence ATGAGCGACTTTAAACGTAGTATGTCTTTAACCGGAGAACCTCCCAAGGCATTAACAGTACAACAAAAAATAGCGGTCCTTATCGGAATGTTCGGATTGGGTATTTTATTACTTTCTTTAACCTCCATAAACTTTCCTAATAAAGCACTCTGGTTAATTACTTCGCTAGTGTCTATTACCGTTGGAATCATTTGGTTTTCATCTGCTGCATATTTAGATAAAAGCGAAGGGATTAAAAATGATGGGGTTTGGTTTAAATCCATCTCGAGTCGTGGTCTTTTAGGTTGGTTAGCAGGAATTGCCATGACTGGATTTTACGTAGTACTTTACTTTTATCCGCAGTTTTTAGGATTGCAGGGTGAAGGAAAGGATAACGTAGGAGTCATCGGGTTGTTTGATCCGTTAAGTAAAGCATTAAGCGGGAATCCAGCCAGTCAATGGTTTGTCTATGGAACTTTGTATACAGTAGCTATCTTAGCTTTTGGAATTAAATTTATCTGGAAATACCGCCATAACCGATATGAAAAAATCAGGACTATGTCCGTTATGTTTTTTCAAACTGCCTTTGCTTTTCTAATTCCGGAGTTTATGGCCCGGTTAAATAGTGATAGCTTTTCCTTACCTTATTATGACTTAAAAAATATCTGGCCACTTAATTATAGTAATTTTGAACAATACCGGGTCGATAGTTTTATTAGTGCAGGAACCGTTGGAACCGCATTGTTAATCTTTGGGGTGATATCTATTTTTGTAATTACCCCTATTTTAACTTATAAATACGGAAAGCGCTGGTACTGTAGTTGGGTTTGCGGTTGTGGCGGTTTAGCCGAAACTGCCGGAGACGCTTTTAGACAATTGAGTGATAAACGAAAATCTGCCTGGAATATCGAACGTTGGGTAATCCATAGTGTAGTAGTCTTTGTAGTATTAATGACGACCGCCGTGGTTTATACTTATCTGGGCTACGATCCTAATAAATACTGGTTAACCCGAAATGTATTTCTAATTGGAGTAGCGGTCATATTGACCTTGGTTTTTGCAGGGGTCATGATCTTTAAAAGAAAACAATTAGCCAAAGATGCTAAGTACGGAGCGATTGGATATTTTGTCATTATTTTAGCTTTAATCGGATTTCATTATTTTAGTAATACGGAAAGTGTTTTTCTATTAAAAGCAGAAAAGTTACGTTCTAGTTATGGATTTTTAATTGGCGCAGTGTTCTCCGGAGTGGTAGGAACTGGTTTTTATCCAATTTTAGGTAATCGGGTTTGGTGCCGGTTCGGATGTCCGATGGCTGCAATCTTAGGCTTTCAACAACGTTTATTTTCCAGGTTTAGAATTACCACTAATGGCGGACAATGTATCTCCTGTGGAAACTGCTCTACCTATTGCGAGATGGGGATTGATGTACGGTCTTATGCTCAAAAAGGGGAAAATATTGTACGATCCAGCTGTGTAGGTTGCGGAATTTGTTCTGCCGTATGTCCAAGAGGAGTTTTAAAACTAGAAAATGATACCCCTGCAGGTAGAATCAATTCTAAAGATGTATTGCTAGGTAACGATGTAGACTTAATGGAATTTGTAAATAGAAAAGTATAA
- a CDS encoding NAD(P)/FAD-dependent oxidoreductase, which yields MQHTIIIGNGISGVTAARHIRKLSDQQITIISDETDFFFSRTALMYVYMGHMKFEHTQPYENWFWEKNRIDLKKGRVTGVDATSREVILKSGDRLSYTSLIIAVGSKPNKFGWPGQDLEGTLGMYHKQDLEKLEKYAPTNKVCKRAVIVGGGLIGIELAEMLRTRDIEVTFLVREDSFWNGVLPAGESEMINEHIRSHHIDLRLGVNLKQIIDDGSGRVKAIEIAETGEIIDCEVVGLTAGVSPNIDFLKGSELELGRGVKVNRFLETNLPNVYAIGDCAEQHEGIGLRRPIEAVWYTGRMMGETVAQTICGNRIEYKPGHWFNSAKFLDIEYQTYGWVFAKPQAYESQFHWMHPDRTKCITVSYNHDTNEFLGINTFGIRMRHEVFDRWLTENMDVDYVIKHLKEANFDPEFYKTYESDIIKTFSQQETLLT from the coding sequence ATGCAACATACCATTATTATTGGAAACGGAATATCGGGGGTAACCGCTGCCCGGCACATCCGTAAACTTTCTGACCAGCAAATCACCATTATTTCGGACGAGACAGATTTCTTTTTTTCTCGTACGGCTTTAATGTATGTGTATATGGGGCATATGAAATTTGAGCATACCCAACCTTATGAAAATTGGTTCTGGGAAAAAAACAGGATTGACCTAAAGAAAGGAAGAGTTACCGGAGTTGATGCTACCTCACGGGAAGTAATTTTAAAATCCGGAGATCGTTTGTCTTATACCAGTTTGATCATTGCAGTGGGTTCAAAACCCAATAAATTCGGATGGCCGGGACAGGATCTGGAAGGTACTTTAGGAATGTACCACAAACAAGACCTGGAAAAATTAGAAAAATACGCTCCTACTAATAAAGTTTGTAAAAGAGCAGTCATTGTAGGGGGTGGGCTTATCGGGATTGAGTTGGCAGAAATGTTACGTACCCGAGATATCGAAGTAACTTTTCTGGTTCGGGAGGACAGTTTCTGGAACGGGGTATTGCCTGCCGGCGAAAGCGAAATGATTAACGAGCATATACGAAGCCACCATATTGATTTACGACTGGGAGTGAATTTAAAGCAGATTATTGACGACGGATCGGGTAGGGTAAAAGCTATCGAGATTGCAGAAACCGGGGAGATTATTGATTGCGAAGTAGTGGGATTAACTGCCGGAGTTTCACCAAACATTGATTTCTTAAAAGGATCTGAACTTGAGTTAGGAAGAGGGGTAAAAGTAAACCGGTTTCTGGAAACTAATTTACCTAATGTATACGCGATCGGAGATTGTGCGGAGCAACACGAAGGTATTGGGTTAAGAAGACCTATTGAAGCGGTATGGTATACCGGTAGGATGATGGGAGAAACCGTAGCACAGACTATTTGTGGTAACCGTATTGAATATAAGCCTGGACATTGGTTTAATAGCGCTAAATTTTTAGACATCGAATATCAAACTTACGGGTGGGTATTTGCAAAACCTCAAGCGTACGAGTCGCAATTTCACTGGATGCATCCGGACCGGACTAAGTGTATTACCGTATCCTATAATCATGATACTAATGAATTTTTAGGAATTAATACCTTCGGTATCCGGATGCGTCATGAGGTCTTTGACCGCTGGCTTACCGAAAACATGGATGTAGATTATGTCATCAAGCATTTAAAAGAGGCAAATTTTGACCCTGAATTTTATAAGACGTACGAATCTGATATTATTAAAACTTTTTCTCAACAAGAAACCTTACTTACTTAA
- a CDS encoding DUF547 domain-containing protein: MKTLITYFLVIFGLQLSLGQTTSFFKQSDAFFAKYVKNGKVDYSAIKNNPEELDAILKIAATTDLSNADDATFKAFHINAYNLYVIKGVLQKYPVKSPLDIKGFFEKKTYTVAGKDMTLNALENKVLRKKYPNEPRFHFALVCGGLGCPPIISEAYTPEKLEAQLQRQTEIALNNPSFIKVNGKKAQISQIFEWYKGDFTKNGNEIDFINKYREEKIPAGNRVSYYSYDWTLNDTK; encoded by the coding sequence ATGAAAACTCTAATCACTTATTTCCTGGTAATCTTTGGTTTACAGCTAAGCCTTGGACAAACCACTTCCTTTTTTAAACAATCAGATGCTTTTTTTGCTAAATACGTTAAAAATGGTAAAGTAGATTATAGTGCCATCAAAAACAATCCGGAAGAATTAGATGCTATCCTAAAAATAGCTGCCACTACTGATTTAAGTAACGCAGATGATGCCACTTTTAAAGCTTTCCATATTAATGCTTATAATCTATATGTAATTAAAGGAGTGTTGCAAAAATATCCGGTAAAATCACCTCTGGATATTAAAGGCTTTTTTGAAAAGAAAACATACACCGTTGCCGGAAAAGATATGACCTTAAACGCTTTGGAAAATAAAGTATTACGTAAAAAATATCCGAACGAACCCAGATTTCACTTTGCGCTTGTCTGTGGTGGGTTAGGATGTCCTCCAATCATCTCAGAAGCTTATACTCCTGAAAAATTAGAAGCACAATTACAAAGACAAACAGAAATTGCTTTAAATAATCCTTCTTTTATCAAAGTGAATGGAAAAAAAGCACAAATTTCTCAAATCTTCGAATGGTATAAAGGCGATTTTACTAAAAACGGAAATGAAATCGATTTTATCAATAAATACCGAGAAGAAAAAATACCTGCAGGTAACAGAGTATCCTACTACTCCTACGACTGGACGTTAAACGATACCAAATAA
- a CDS encoding glycoside hydrolase family 113, whose amino-acid sequence MKKVLYVYLYFCVVACASQNKSCDKINGVSFVASPQEIFKEHILPVKHIGANWAAVMPFGFIKDLQAPEVRFNLDRQWWGERLEGTERTIELLQEKGIKVMIKPQLWVWHGEFTGHIEMKTEEGWRILEKTYQNFILLYAKAAEKYKVPLFCIGTELHTFVKKRPQFWTHLIRKIKSVYTGDLTYAENWDQYQHVPFWDQIDYIGIDAYFPLSEKETPSVTELNQHWLPHKNQIKALHNTLKKPILFTEYGYRSVSYGTREPWKTDRNSDPYNHVLQENALKALYQTFWNEPWFSGGFLWKWFHNYTEAGGLQDNRFTVQNKPAEKIVSTQYKQSVCK is encoded by the coding sequence TTGAAAAAAGTACTCTACGTATATCTGTATTTTTGTGTAGTTGCCTGTGCCTCGCAAAACAAATCTTGTGACAAAATAAACGGTGTCAGCTTTGTAGCTTCCCCCCAGGAGATTTTTAAAGAGCATATACTTCCGGTAAAGCATATAGGGGCCAATTGGGCAGCAGTCATGCCTTTTGGATTTATAAAAGATCTACAGGCTCCTGAGGTACGGTTTAATCTGGACCGACAATGGTGGGGGGAACGTTTAGAAGGTACGGAGCGTACAATAGAATTATTACAGGAGAAAGGAATTAAAGTAATGATAAAGCCACAACTCTGGGTCTGGCACGGTGAATTTACCGGGCATATAGAAATGAAAACAGAAGAAGGCTGGCGTATTCTTGAAAAAACTTATCAAAACTTTATTCTATTGTACGCAAAAGCCGCCGAAAAATATAAAGTTCCGTTATTTTGTATCGGTACGGAATTACATACGTTTGTTAAAAAAAGACCACAGTTTTGGACGCATCTTATCCGAAAGATAAAATCAGTATATACCGGAGACTTGACGTATGCAGAGAACTGGGATCAATACCAACATGTTCCCTTTTGGGATCAGATCGATTATATAGGGATTGATGCTTACTTTCCGTTATCCGAAAAAGAAACTCCATCGGTAACCGAATTAAACCAGCATTGGCTTCCGCATAAAAATCAGATAAAAGCACTACATAATACTTTAAAAAAGCCGATATTGTTTACCGAATACGGGTATCGATCTGTAAGTTATGGAACTAGAGAACCCTGGAAAACAGATAGAAACTCAGATCCGTATAACCATGTTTTACAAGAGAATGCGTTAAAGGCTTTATATCAGACTTTCTGGAACGAGCCCTGGTTCTCCGGTGGGTTTTTATGGAAATGGTTTCACAATTATACGGAGGCCGGAGGGTTACAGGATAATCGGTTTACCGTTCAGAATAAACCCGCAGAAAAAATAGTTTCAACTCAATATAAACAAAGTGTCTGTAAATAA
- a CDS encoding outer membrane protein assembly factor → MSVNKFLLILLSIGLKTIFVFGQQPTVSKITFKNAKKNDPVFLKKIIETKEGKVLDSVQLAHDIRILERLASVASAEYEVLATGQNTEVVYNLIENFTLIPSANVYTTNNDEFAFRAGVKEFNLFRRNIQFGGFFQRDIFNSFNIGVQAPSLFRHNLGLSLIYQDLSTLEPVFLDTGDADYKYNNVSLEALALYQLNFLHRIEIGGSIFQENYTYQSGAVDPNVPQELKVDKHLLKLVYEYSNLDFEYFYVSGFKSILNFQYVGSSNATLPDFLIGWNDFLFYKRLGLKGNWASRIRAGLATNADSPFAPFAVDNNLNIRGVGNTIDRGTGVIVINTEYRRTIFEKKWFVLQSNIFVDAGSWRNPGGDLSDFGDDQNFRVYPGIGLRFMHKRVFNAIFRIDYGYGVTKNATRGLVLGIGQYF, encoded by the coding sequence GTGTCTGTAAATAAATTTCTACTTATCCTGCTTAGTATCGGATTGAAGACCATATTTGTTTTTGGGCAACAACCTACGGTTTCAAAAATAACCTTTAAAAATGCTAAAAAGAACGATCCTGTTTTCTTAAAAAAAATTATAGAAACCAAAGAAGGAAAGGTACTAGATTCCGTACAACTGGCACATGATATCAGAATCCTGGAACGTCTGGCATCCGTAGCTTCGGCTGAGTATGAAGTTTTAGCCACAGGTCAAAACACAGAAGTAGTTTATAACCTGATTGAAAATTTTACCTTAATCCCCAGTGCCAACGTATATACTACTAATAACGACGAATTTGCTTTCCGGGCAGGGGTAAAAGAATTTAATTTATTTAGAAGAAATATCCAGTTTGGCGGGTTTTTTCAACGTGATATTTTTAATTCATTTAATATAGGAGTACAAGCCCCTAGCCTTTTTCGTCACAATCTGGGTTTATCTCTTATCTATCAGGATTTGTCCACTCTAGAACCCGTATTTTTAGATACAGGTGATGCGGATTATAAATATAATAATGTCTCCCTGGAGGCATTGGCACTGTATCAATTGAATTTTTTACACCGTATTGAAATCGGAGGTAGTATTTTTCAAGAGAATTACACCTATCAATCGGGAGCAGTAGATCCTAATGTTCCTCAAGAACTAAAAGTAGATAAGCACCTTCTGAAATTGGTATATGAATACAGTAATTTGGATTTTGAATACTTCTATGTTTCCGGATTTAAAAGTATTTTAAATTTTCAATACGTAGGGAGTAGTAATGCTACCTTACCGGATTTTCTTATCGGGTGGAACGATTTTCTTTTCTACAAACGTTTGGGTTTAAAAGGTAATTGGGCTTCTCGAATCCGGGCAGGACTTGCTACAAATGCCGATAGCCCATTTGCTCCTTTTGCCGTTGATAATAACCTAAACATCAGGGGGGTTGGAAATACTATTGACCGGGGTACCGGAGTGATCGTCATAAATACGGAATACCGACGTACCATATTTGAGAAAAAATGGTTTGTTTTACAATCCAATATTTTTGTAGATGCAGGAAGCTGGCGTAATCCGGGAGGAGATTTAAGTGATTTCGGAGATGATCAAAACTTTAGGGTTTATCCTGGTATAGGCCTTCGTTTTATGCACAAACGTGTTTTTAATGCTATTTTTAGGATCGATTATGGCTATGGAGTCACTAAGAACGCGACCCGCGGATTAGTTTTAGGGATTGGTCAGTATTTTTAG
- the arsM gene encoding arsenosugar biosynthesis arsenite methyltransferase ArsM yields MSYLDTTHDVYKEAALTPDVGLCCTTNPIWELPGLSIPKIMQEMNYGCGSTVNARDLTNSPRILYVGVGGGMELLQFSYFSRQKAGVIGVDVVQEMLDASRKNFKEAEAQNDWFQSDFVDLKYGDALNLPVEDNSVDVAAQNCLFNIFKAEELKKAIEEMYRVLKPHGRLVMSDPTCEQPMNDALRNDERLRALCLSGSLPINEYVKALTDVGFGTIEIRARKPYRILDPQHYDTDELIYIESIEVAAIKDPMPEDGPCVFTGKAAIYYGADDYFDDQKGHVLLKNQPLAVCDKTAKALQNLDRNDIYISESTFHYDGGGCC; encoded by the coding sequence ATGAGTTATCTTGATACCACACATGATGTGTATAAAGAAGCAGCATTGACCCCCGATGTAGGATTGTGTTGTACTACCAATCCAATCTGGGAACTCCCTGGATTGAGTATTCCTAAGATTATGCAGGAAATGAATTATGGGTGCGGGAGTACGGTAAACGCAAGAGACCTGACTAATTCCCCAAGAATATTGTATGTAGGCGTTGGGGGCGGAATGGAATTATTACAATTTTCGTATTTCTCCCGTCAAAAAGCAGGGGTGATCGGAGTAGATGTAGTTCAGGAAATGCTGGATGCTTCCCGTAAAAATTTTAAAGAAGCCGAAGCACAAAATGACTGGTTTCAAAGTGACTTTGTAGATTTAAAATACGGAGATGCTCTGAACCTTCCGGTAGAAGATAATAGTGTAGATGTAGCAGCTCAAAATTGCTTGTTTAATATTTTTAAAGCGGAAGAATTAAAGAAAGCAATCGAAGAAATGTATCGGGTGTTAAAACCTCACGGACGTTTGGTCATGAGTGACCCAACTTGCGAGCAACCAATGAATGATGCGTTGCGAAATGACGAACGTTTACGGGCTTTATGCTTAAGTGGTAGTTTGCCGATTAACGAATATGTAAAAGCCCTGACCGACGTAGGCTTTGGCACTATCGAAATCCGGGCACGTAAACCTTATCGAATTTTAGACCCGCAGCACTACGATACGGATGAATTAATTTATATTGAATCTATTGAAGTGGCAGCAATCAAAGACCCAATGCCGGAAGATGGTCCTTGTGTTTTTACCGGTAAAGCCGCTATCTATTATGGCGCTGATGATTATTTTGATGATCAAAAAGGTCATGTGTTGTTAAAAAACCAACCTTTGGCAGTTTGCGATAAAACGGCAAAAGCATTACAAAATTTAGATCGAAACGATATTTATATCAGCGAATCTACCTTTCACTACGACGGAGGCGGATGTTGTTAA
- a CDS encoding purine-nucleoside phosphorylase, which translates to MIKYIEETADYLKQKGFDSPQIGIILGTGLGQFIDEIDIKAEVSYNHIPNFPTATVEFHKGKLIYGEIEGVKVVVMQGRFHLYEGYTTQDVTYPVRVMKALGIQSLLVSNAAGAVNLNFNKGELMLIEDHINLQGGSPLAFKGVEQLGSRFTDMSDPYDKKLREEIISIADSHQVTLHRGVYASVVGPQLETKAEYRYLKIIGADAVGMSTVPEVIVANHLDLPVVAISVLTDECDPDNLKPIDINEIMAMAAKAEPDMILLFKQVIKSFSLS; encoded by the coding sequence ATGATTAAATACATTGAGGAAACTGCAGATTACTTAAAACAAAAGGGATTTGATTCCCCCCAGATCGGAATCATTTTAGGAACGGGTTTAGGTCAATTTATTGATGAAATTGATATTAAAGCAGAGGTAAGCTATAATCACATTCCTAATTTTCCTACGGCTACCGTTGAATTTCATAAAGGAAAGCTGATTTACGGAGAAATTGAAGGTGTAAAAGTAGTTGTGATGCAAGGTCGCTTTCATTTATATGAGGGCTATACTACCCAAGATGTAACCTATCCGGTACGGGTGATGAAAGCATTAGGTATTCAAAGTTTATTAGTTTCTAATGCAGCTGGAGCTGTGAACCTCAATTTTAATAAAGGGGAACTGATGTTAATTGAAGATCATATCAATTTACAAGGAGGCTCTCCGCTAGCTTTTAAAGGAGTGGAACAACTGGGTTCCCGGTTCACGGATATGAGTGACCCGTATGATAAAAAACTTCGGGAAGAAATTATAAGTATTGCAGATTCGCATCAGGTAACGCTGCACCGTGGGGTCTACGCCTCTGTCGTTGGTCCGCAATTAGAAACCAAAGCTGAATACCGATATTTAAAAATCATTGGTGCAGATGCAGTAGGTATGAGTACGGTTCCCGAAGTAATTGTGGCCAATCACCTGGATCTTCCGGTAGTGGCTATATCCGTACTTACGGACGAATGTGATCCGGACAACCTGAAACCTATTGATATTAACGAAATCATGGCCATGGCAGCAAAGGCGGAGCCGGATATGATTTTATTATTCAAACAAGTGATTAAAAGTTTTTCTTTAAGCTAA
- a CDS encoding T9SS type A sorting domain-containing protein, with the protein MKNLLITTVFLLSFCVTAIAQCVRSGSFEGGPRENIYPISGTGKIEFSVGETAQVIFDSDFRTVQGITLLTFLSTDGKYDQGVDLEVSNNQPLESDNGNPNMGNAITGMKSFNIPDGVSINDYQYIILQCVSANVTWGTVALGNPAGSECNTILATPKNELENISVYPNPASAVLNIQNPLFSTSEIRIFDTLGNVVLQQEAQSEAVQIDTNSLSGGLYLVQVQSGVKSTTLPVVIK; encoded by the coding sequence ATGAAAAATTTATTGATTACTACCGTATTTTTATTAAGTTTCTGTGTAACTGCCATCGCACAATGTGTTCGTTCGGGGTCTTTTGAAGGAGGTCCCAGGGAAAACATTTATCCGATTTCGGGAACCGGAAAAATTGAGTTTAGCGTAGGAGAAACAGCACAGGTGATTTTTGATTCTGATTTTAGGACGGTCCAGGGTATAACATTGCTTACCTTTTTATCTACTGATGGAAAGTACGATCAGGGAGTTGACCTTGAAGTTAGTAATAATCAACCCTTAGAAAGTGATAATGGAAATCCGAATATGGGAAATGCAATTACCGGAATGAAGTCCTTTAATATTCCTGATGGTGTTTCTATAAATGATTATCAATATATTATTTTACAATGTGTAAGCGCAAATGTTACCTGGGGTACGGTAGCATTAGGAAATCCTGCCGGTTCCGAATGTAATACGATCTTAGCTACACCCAAAAATGAATTAGAAAATATTAGCGTATATCCTAATCCGGCAAGTGCGGTTTTAAATATTCAAAATCCCTTATTTTCAACCTCAGAAATACGTATTTTTGATACTTTAGGAAATGTAGTCCTTCAACAAGAAGCGCAATCCGAAGCGGTACAAATCGATACGAATAGCTTATCCGGAGGTTTGTATCTGGTTCAGGTGCAATCCGGTGTAAAAAGTACTACCCTTCCTGTAGTTATTAAATAA
- a CDS encoding TIGR04282 family arsenosugar biosynthesis glycosyltransferase — protein sequence MQSSEAIIVFTRNPELGKVKTRLAKEVGDTAALEIYQFLLQHTYEIVRKSNADKLIWYSNEIIENDIWKGEHFYKHQQQGEDLGERMHFAFQTAFQLGYTKVCIIGSDLFDLQVAHIQEAFSHLDTNNAVIGPAEDGGYYLLGLTELIPSLFKDKKWGTSSVYEQSVQNLKETSYTKLTMLNDIDYKKDVLRYPELIEIIEKYKNNL from the coding sequence GTGCAATCTTCTGAAGCTATTATTGTATTCACCCGTAATCCGGAACTGGGAAAGGTTAAAACGAGATTAGCTAAAGAAGTAGGAGATACTGCTGCCCTGGAAATCTATCAATTCCTCTTACAACATACCTACGAAATTGTCCGTAAAAGTAATGCGGACAAACTGATCTGGTATAGTAACGAAATTATAGAGAACGATATCTGGAAAGGAGAACATTTCTATAAACACCAACAACAAGGAGAAGACCTAGGCGAACGGATGCATTTTGCTTTTCAAACGGCTTTTCAATTAGGGTATACAAAGGTGTGTATCATTGGGAGTGATCTTTTTGACTTACAGGTAGCTCATATTCAGGAAGCCTTTTCGCATTTAGATACTAATAACGCAGTCATAGGCCCTGCAGAAGACGGAGGCTATTATCTATTAGGTTTAACTGAACTTATTCCTTCATTATTTAAAGATAAAAAATGGGGAACTTCTTCAGTATACGAGCAATCCGTTCAAAATTTAAAAGAAACGAGTTATACTAAGTTAACCATGTTAAATGATATTGATTACAAAAAAGATGTATTGCGTTATCCGGAATTAATAGAAATTATAGAAAAATATAAAAACAACCTGTAA